The genomic DNA CAGCCTTTTATGGCAAAATGGGATTTGTTGCCCTGGATGAAGCGAATTCGCCCCTGTTTCTTCACAATATTCTTGAAGAAGAAAGGCGTCATGGTTTGATCAACCGCAGTGGCATGAGGATGCTTCTTGGGCACAAGACAAACCAGAATTTTTTATCCTGACAACGCGACGTATAATAGCCTAACAACACATTATTACCCATATTCATCATGCAGATAGTTCTCTTCGAGCCGGAAATTCCCCCGAACACGGGCAATATCGCCCGTCTGTGCGCCGCCACCGACACCACGCTCAACCTCATCGAGCCCTTGGGCTTCAAGCTTGAGGACCGCTACCTCAAGCGTGCCGGGCTGGATTACTGGCCCAACGTGCGCCTGCGTGTGTGGCCTGACTGGGCCGCATTTGCGGCGGAGGGGCAGCAGGGCGCACGGCTCGTGCTTACCTCGGCCAAGAAGGGGCAGGTGAGCGCCCCGGCCCACCAGTTTGCCTTTGAGCCGGACGACTGCCTTGTGTTCGGGCCAGAAACGCGCGGCCTGCCGCAGGAAATTCTGGATCTTTCGCCCCACCGCATCCGCATTCCCATGATCGAAGGCCGTGTGCGCAGCCTGAATCTCTCCACCTCGGCGGGCATAGTGCTGTACATGGCCCTTGCCCGCACGGGACTGATGGAGGACTGGAAGTGAGCCTGGCGCAGCTGTTTCCCTATTCCGTATGGGAATGCTGGTGGCTTGCCCCTGCGGCCCTGATTCTCGACATCTGGCTGGGAGACCCCGACCTGCCGTGGCGGCACCCCGTGTGCGCCGTGGGCAAACTGCTGGACAAACTGGAGACTCCCGCCCGTAATTTTATGGGCGCTGGCGGGGCAGAGGCCGAGCGGGTGCGCGGGCGTTTTGCCGGGGCCGTGGCGCTGGCCGCGCTTGTGGGGCTAACGGGTCTTGCGGCCTGGGGGCTGGTTTCCCTGCCGGTGCTGGGCGGGTTGCTGGCTCTGTATCTGGCATGGGCCGGGCTTGCCATGGGCAGCCTGCTGCGCACCGGGCGAGAGGTGCTGCGCCGGGTGGAAAATTATGAAGAAGCTGAAGCCCGGGAGGCGCTCTCGTGGCTGGTCAGTCGCGATACCTCAGGCATGGATCGCCCTCTCATGC from Desulfovibrio sp. includes the following:
- a CDS encoding tRNA (cytidine(34)-2'-O)-methyltransferase; this encodes MQIVLFEPEIPPNTGNIARLCAATDTTLNLIEPLGFKLEDRYLKRAGLDYWPNVRLRVWPDWAAFAAEGQQGARLVLTSAKKGQVSAPAHQFAFEPDDCLVFGPETRGLPQEILDLSPHRIRIPMIEGRVRSLNLSTSAGIVLYMALARTGLMEDWK